The Primulina tabacum isolate GXHZ01 chromosome 10, ASM2559414v2, whole genome shotgun sequence region ATCTGCATAGCAAATGTCAATAGGGTCGTCTTGTATCAGAATGTGTGAGCTACCAAAAACATAGTGAAGTTGAATGTTTTCATATGATAATcaactaaataaaaaaaatgtgtttGGCAAgagtcatttttttatttgactTTGCCTATGGATTATATCAAGAACCTTCTTATTCCCCCAAAACAACTGAAGCAAAACTAGTGGTGGCACAAGTTAATTTTTCCCAGAAAATTTGCAACATGTTTCAAACAAAAGCACCAATCAATAATACACACAATGAATATTCCAGACTCTGAATCCCCGAGCAGCAAGCTCATCACCAGTGCAGAATCTTGAACTCTTATGCAGTAATAAAAACAGCCACATACTTGTATTCTCAAGATGAAAACAAGAACATGCCAGAGCTAGTAAAGCCTCAACAATGCTGTTGCAAAGCAACAAAGATATTTCTCCATTCCGAAAGCCCATTTGTGCATGTGAACATTAATtactttattaaaaaaaaacagtttACCGTGAACGAACTCTCTTAGCGCGTTTGACGTGTCTCTGCAACAGCTCATCCATAGACAAATGCTCAACAGATTCCTCATCCTGAAATTAAAGGACATAATTTCTTACCTTTTTATTGCACAACGTGTTGCAGTCGGATACAAAAGTGAATACATCTGTAGGTGTATTGTGCGGGTGGAAATGAAATTTTGAGAATCCAGGACAAGAGTGCTTTAAATTTCAAGAGCATATTTCCTCCGATTAGTTAAACCATATAACATGGTGTAAAGTTTAACACATACAGTTTGGAATcttgaaaaaacaaaaaatgtgGTTTCCCATTCAACATAGAATGTGAGCAGGGCCAGTAGGCATATGATTGTCGGCATGGACCATGCAATTcatgaattatttattttcagAACGTGAATTGCAGTTCACTTGCAGTTAACAGCCTGAACTAGGATAGAGTTATTGAATAAGGATTAGAGGTGCAAGGCCTGGCAAACTACCATTGCATCATCGACTACTATGAAGACATCACAATACGAATTCAGGGGATTGATGAAACACGTTACGAAATTACGATAAATGATTAAACCAGACAAATATCACTAGGACAACCACAGGGCTTTCTAAAGAGCTTCAGCTACATCTAGagcttaaaatcattttaatattttaatcgcaaaaagtaaaaacataatttgttttttgtatatatttatGTGTATAATATCATTCcctatataaaatatttttaattattatagaTAAAACTAGTGAACCTATTCATGAGCTCGAATTCACAAGCTAAACTCATGATATAAACTTACAATCATGTCAATATAAAACTTGTGTGCCAGACAGCTCTTGAGCATCAAGCCTGTTTAAGTTGTACTCGTTTAAGAAGTTTtcatacaattaaaataaaccatAGATCAATTTCCTTAGGTTGTATTTCAATACACCATTAATTAATGACTTGAATCCATTGTCATGAACAAGaaacaaataaaattataagTCTTTCAAATCCTTCTATCCAAATGCTGCCTCACAACCAACATACAAAAATtttccaaaacatttttaaatgatgatgatgacgaTGAAACTATGTTCaccaaaataacaaaaaaatagtTCCACAGAACATAAAAATGAGAAATTGATATCTAAGGTGCATGCAATAAaccatcaaataattatttgtatACATTGTCTGAACCAAAAACAAGTTAGATTAGAACTTTAAGGATTTCAGATCCATGAATTTGAAAAGTATCCAAGCAAGTTGAGTGGATTTCCAAAGATGATTTGAAATCCTagtctttcaaatatttttatccaaACCCCGCCACAAGTTGCCAATgtaaaaaaatttccaaaacaATTTTAATTGAATAAATATGAAGCTattttaacaaaataacaaaaaaagaggttctaaaaaacacaaaaatgagaaATTGATATCTAAAGTACAATAACATCAAATTCAAGTACCAACCTCATCCCCCTCTTCTTTGTTTCCTTCCTTTTTCCCTGGAGAATCGAAAACTAGTGCAGCAGCAGGCAAAGGTCTGGGAAGAGACTTGACAGCATCCACATACTGAGGCTGCTATCCAAGTGGAAAATCAGATTAAAGAATACATATAAAAATAATGAACTCACGGTTACTAAAGACATCTTCACATTCTTATCAAAGATGTTCAAAATGTAAAAGATGGAGGAAAAGTGCACTCAGAAAgcgaaaaaaaaaaaccatcgtAATTTCACCAGATACACATAGAAAAAGGTATGGGtaaaaaattcatatcatagAAGGTTTGAGAAATCTTCAATCTGAAGACAACAtctacttaaaaatattttcttaaactgTGGTATATTgaggaaaaaaattatgaagAAGTCGCTcagattttttttcatttcctaGCAGTACTCGACTTACTATTCTTAAACTCCATGATGTATTTTTGGCCCACGATAAGGGCAACAACTTAATCAATCTGGGGATGTgatgttttgttgttttatgTCTGTGCCAGTTATTGATGTGAACCACGGATTAAAGAAGAAAGCATAAAAACTATAAGCATGAGAATTGAATTGGAGAGTGTTTCCCCGAGCATGCCTGAGTTTCTTCAGGAAAACCATTCCTCAACCAAGATCGGCAGAGGGAATAAAGAGAAGCATTATCAGATATTCGGACCTGCAAACAAGGTTCaccaaaaaaaaatgaaaattttaggCAACTAGTAAAACAAGTCGTCAGTTATTGTCTATGACTACAAATTCGtctgaattttaaaaatacttcTTCTGATATTTGATTGCTGTCTATGACTAACAAAAACCAAATTTCTGTGTCTCAGAAATAATTAAATAGATGACATTTGAAAATTTAGATTTTAGACATATTTACATATGTATGCTGAAAACCACACATCCAGAATTGCATATTCAAAGTGATGACAATTTTACCTTTCGGTCTCGGATAACTGCTAAAGTATCATCCTTACTTCTGtccagaaaattttaaaaaaaaaaagaatttaaaaaggaTAGGGAAAGTGGCAGGAACTAAAAACATTTGAAAGCAAAATGAAATAAGAATTCACCTTGGGTCTGTGTGATTGTGCCTATCAGATACTGAAACTGGAGGAAGACCTACCTAATTAGTCAcagaaaataactaaataaaaataattaagataAGTTCACCATAGAAAAATGCATGCTTGAGATACTCCATGTCTCCACCCGACTGAACTTTCCAGTAAAAACTTTTTTTTGGATGTTCTCTTTCAGAAGTTCAGAGAGTGAAACAAAATcttggaagaaaatgcaaacctgtagcaacttttatatacatatatatgtgttCAATACAATATCTCACGCATGTATATATTGGAAAGAGATCGCAAATTGGAACAGTGAACAAGTGCAGCCTATTATAAAGGAATAAAGCCTATATCACTGAAGGCTCAAGAGCAATCAAGGAACACAACTTATGGAATTGACacaaattctgaaaaatcagaTTTCAGCCACCGTGCCTTGTGCACAAACGAATCATTGTTCCTTTGAATGTTTTGGTAACATGATTATAAGCACTACTCCAAATACATGTTCACGACATTAACTGAAACTCGGCTTTTCCTCTTACTAATGATAGTATAAAACAGCAACACACACCTTAGGCACAAGTGaacaaataaaaaagatttGATGCATAAGATTTCATCTCCATAGTCTATTTCTTTCAGATGTTTAACTCCTCaggaaagtttaaaattttaaacattgtGATGCTGAACAATCTCTCTGTCGAGATTTAAAAATAGTGGGGAATGGTGGTACCAAGGTGATGTGGAAAAAGGTTCGTGAAGACATTGCGTATACATTTACAGCTTCAAGTGGAGAAGTGAAGGCTCTAAAAGATCCAGGCACCAGGTCATCAAACTAgtatcacattgagatgtgaataAGTCATTCAGAGAGGATAGGAAAGAAATGGAGGGTGTAACTTAAAGTTCCAAAATAACAGGAGTCAATTAGTGATCACTACATTGTTCTTCCAAGTTCCATCAACACATCCTACAATCTGCATACAATATTCGTTACATTTCATTTCCGTTTCAATCTTCTCTTTTCTGAACAAAAACCAAATGAAACATTAGCAGCTTTCATCTTCAAAGATATCCCAGATAATGCATCCACCCACGGGAGAACATCCcctcaaaattaaaatgaaaaaaatctgACCCAAAAGGAACCAAGCAGCTAGCCATCCATTGCAacggaaaaaaattcaaattttacaggtaatattatataaatgaaaCATGAAGAACCTTTGGTTGATGAGAAATTGAGACAGGAATTCCTTTGACGACGCCGGGAATTACCCCTCCACCCGTCCCACCAGCCGGTTCAGCGGCGGCGACAGCAACAGAACCAGGAGCAGATCCTAGGTGTGTGTGGGGCAAGTAGGTCGGTCTAACGAAACCCATATTTCCTTGACCCGAATCCCCATAAGGGAACACCAATGGCGGTCTCGAAACTGGTCGAGATGCAGGCATTGTTACAGGTCTATGGAGAAAGCCACGTCCAGAGGAAGCGACAGGATACAGAAGCTGCGAAGGGTCGTGCGGATGAGGGGGTCGGGGGGCTAATTGTGCGTAATTGGGGTTGGGATTGGAGGGGAGCCTGGTTGAAGACGTGTAAAAGAGGAGAGGGTTCGAGGGTCTCGGTGGATTTTGAAAAAGGGGCCGAGCCGTAGTGGTGGAGGttgaggtggtggtggtggtggtggtggcatCCGCAGTGGTTGTGGGGGTGGGAGGCGGGTCTGGTGGCGGAGGAGCGGCTGAGAGCGCCATAGGTTGCGGTGGCGCGAGATCGTGTATTGGTTTTAGAGTGGGTTTGAGTTTTTGAACTAAAACACTGGGTTGGTTTTAAATTTAAGGCGCTGAACATATATACCTCTGTTTTTGCAactttggattttattttattttatttttacggAGTAAAAATACCAATTTTATATGATCAGATCTAAAAATTAAGTGTTttgttataaataaaaattagaatATTCAACTATTATAATCCATTTACATATCATAATCCATTTGTATTCTCTACTTTATATGTGGTAGTAAGTTCAGTCTGGATCTTGCTTTTGGGCTAACTATTTGATATCTTGTTCGCGGCCTTGTACTATATTGGTTTATTTATCCGATTTGATCCGTCAATATGACATCAAACTAAATTTACATATATTTGTGGTATTTCAACCAACTGTTTTCGAATATTAACAAAAAATTatcggcaaaaacttgtgtgagacggtctcacggatcgtattttgtgagacggatctcttatttgggttatccatgaaaaaatattacttttaatgctaagagtattattactttttattgtgaatatcggtaggattggcatgtctcacagataaagattcgtgagatcgtctcacaatagacctactcaAAACTATGTCTATTCAGAAAATCGTTGTATACCTttcaaaaactaatttttccaaaaaaccaaaatttacataatattggaaaataatatttaaaatgtgtgtattgaatatttgaatgttgaaaataagagttgtaaatattgaaaattagtgtgtgatgatgtaggtaatgatgcgaagaattatagaaaatacacatggtcatccactgaaagaccagaagatctttcagaataataagtttcaatgtaaagcatgttctcttggaaaacttattataagaccatcaccagtcaaaattcaaactgaatcaccaatgtttcttgaacgtattcagggtgatatttgtggatcaatccatccaccatgtggaccattcagatactttatggtattgattgatgcctccagcagatggtcacatgtatgtttattatcaactcgaaatgttgcatttgcaagattacttgctcaaataataaaattgaggaatcaatttcccgattatacaatcaagaaaattagacttgataatgctggtgaatttacttcccaaactttcaatgattattgtatgtctatgggaatcattgttgagcatcctgttgctcatgtacatacacagaatggattggctgaatcattgattaaacgtctgcaaataattgctagaccaatgattatgaaaacaaagctccctatttctatatggggacatgcaattttacacgctgcttcattaattcgcatcagaccaagtgcatatcataaatactccccattgcagcttgcatttggtaaagaaccagacatttttcatctgagaatttttggatgtatggtgtatgtgcctattgcaccaccgcaacgaaagaaaataggacctcaaagaaagcttggaatttatatcggttatgatagtccatcaatcattcgatatcttgaacctcagacaggcgacgtgttcacagcacgttttgctgattgtcattttaatgaggaaatcttcccaatgttagggggagaacagaaacataccgaaaaggaaattacatggtatgtatcatcattgttacatctggatccaagaacaaaacaatgtgaaaaagatgtacaacaaattgtacacttgcaaagaatagcaaatcaaataccagatgcatttgctgacacaaaaggggtaactaaatcatatatacatgctgcaaatgcccctgctcgaattgaaattccaaagaaacaaatggaagatactcatgatgtcattaaacgcctgaagcgtggaaggccagtcggttccaaggataaaaatcctcgaaaaagaaaattcatagagaaacacgatgatcacaaaataaagaatgacgtttctgaagaaacacatgatgatcacaaaatagagaatggtgttcctgaagaaacacatgatgatgaaaatgttctgtcagaaccacaaactgacgagaatcatgaaatctctatcaattatattaatactggaaaaatatggaaccgaaaagatatagatgaaattgatgatatattttcttataatgtggcaatcgacatcataaatgataacgaagatcatgaaccaaaatcttttggtgaatgtaaaaatcggcaggattggataaaatggaaagatgccatccaggttgaattaaattcgctaaataaacgtaatgtttttggacctatagtccttacacctgaaggtgtaaaacctgttggatacaaatgggtttttattcgaaagcgaaatgagaaaaatgaaatagtaagatataaagctcgacttgttgcacaaggtttttctcaaaggcctggaattgattatgaagaaacgtattctcctgtgatggatgcaattacgtttcggtatttgattagcttggcggtatctgaaaatttagaaatgcgtcttatggatgttgttacagcttacttatatggatcacttgatagtaatatatatatgaaaatccctgaaggatttaagatgcctgaagcacaaagttcaaaacccagggaatgttattctgtgaaattacaaagatcattatatgggttaaagcaatcaggtcgaatgtggtataatcgactaagtgatcacttgatgaaaaagggatatgtaaataattcaatatgtccttgtgttttcattaagaaaacaacatccggatgcgtaattattgctgtatatgttgatgatttaaacatcattggaacgaataaagaaattcaagaagttgtgtcatacttgaaggaagaatttgaaatgaaggatcttggaaaaaccaagtattgtctgggtttacaaattgaacaaaaagaatgtggaatgtttgttcaccagacaaattatacagaaaagatccttaaacgttttaatatggataaagcaaatcctttaagtactccaatggttgttagatcattaaacatagaaaaagatccattccgtccatgtgaagatgatgaagatattcttggtccagaagtaccatatctaagtgccatcggtgcccttatgtaccttacaaattgtacaaggcctgatatatcttttgccgtgaatctgttggcaagatttagcacatatccaacaaagagacactggaacggaattaaacatatattccgttatctacgaggaacgacagacttgggcacaaggcacgttcccaaactggatatgtatttactcgtggaggcactgcaatatattggcgttctcagaaacaaacgctcgtaacaacttcatcaaatcatgccgagattattgcactacatgaagcaagtcgtgaatgtgtgtggttaaaatcaatgacccaacatatccaaatttcatgcggattatcatctgatgagaagcatgtgatactatatgaagataatgatgcatgtgttgctcaaatgaaagaaggatacataaaaagcgacagaactaaacatatttctcctaagttcttcgcattcaccaaggagcttgagaagaatagatgtattgatgttcgtcacattcaatcaagtgaaaactcatcagatctcttcacaaagatggaaagatgccatccaggttgaattaaattcgctaaataaacgtaatgtttttggacctatagtccttacacctgaaggtgtaaaacctgttggatacaaatgggtttttattcgaaagcgaaatgagaaaaatgaaatagtaagatataaagctcgacttgttgcacaaggtttttctcaaaggcctggaattgattatgaagaaacgtattctcctgtgatggatgcaattacgtttcggtatttgattagcttggcggtatctgaaaatttagaaatgcgtcttatggatgttgttacagcttacttatatggatcacttgatagtaatatatatatgaaaatccctgaaggatttaagatgcctgaagcacaaagttcaaaacccagggaatgttattctgtgaaattacaaagatcattatatgggttaaagcaatcaggtcgaatgtggtataatcgactaagtgatcacttgatgaaaaagggatatgtaaataattcaatatgtccttgtgttttcattaagaaaacaacatccggatgcgtaattattgttgtatatgttgatgatttaaacatcattggaacgaataaagaaattcaagaagttgtgtcatacttgaatgaagaatttgaaatgaaggatcttggaaaaaccaagtattgtctgggtttacaaattgaacaaaaagaatgtggaatgtttgttcaccagacaaattatacagaaaatatccttaaacgttttaatatggataaagcaaatcctttaagtactccaatggttgttagatcattaaacatagaaaaagatccattccgtccatgtgaagatgatgaagatattcttggtccagaagtaccatatctaagtgccatcggtgcccttatgtaccttacaaattgtacaaggcctgatatatcttttgccgtgaatctgttggcaagatttagcacatatccaacaaagagacactggaacggaattaaacatat contains the following coding sequences:
- the LOC142505718 gene encoding uncharacterized protein LOC142505718 isoform X1, producing the protein MALSAAPPPPDPPPTPTTTADATTTTTTTSTSTTTARPLFQNPPRPSNPLLFYTSSTRLPSNPNPNYAQLAPRPPHPHDPSQLLYPVASSGRGFLHRPVTMPASRPVSRPPLVFPYGDSGQGNMGFVRPTYLPHTHLGSAPGSVAVAAAEPAGGTGGGVIPGVVKGIPVSISHQPKVGLPPVSVSDRHNHTDPRSKDDTLAVIRDRKVRISDNASLYSLCRSWLRNGFPEETQQPQYVDAVKSLPRPLPAAALVFDSPGKKEGNKEEGDEDEESVEHLSMDELLQRHVKRAKRVRSRLKDERLRRISRYKTRLGLLLPPMGEQPFKNDSGPSN
- the LOC142505718 gene encoding uncharacterized protein LOC142505718 isoform X2 — encoded protein: MALSAAPPPPDPPPTPTTTADATTTTTTTSTSTTTARPLFQNPPRPSNPLLFYTSSTRLPSNPNPNYAQLAPRPPHPHDPSQLLYPVASSGRGFLHRPVTMPASRPVSRPPLVFPYGDSGQGNMGFVRPTYLPHTHLGSAPGSVAVAAAEPAGGTGGGVIPGVVKGIPVSISHQPKVGLPPVSVSDRHNHTDPRSKDDTLAVIRDRKVRISDNASLYSLCRSWLRNGFPEETQPQYVDAVKSLPRPLPAAALVFDSPGKKEGNKEEGDEDEESVEHLSMDELLQRHVKRAKRVRSRLKDERLRRISRYKTRLGLLLPPMGEQPFKNDSGPSN